GTCAGATATTGATTTAAAAAATGAGGAAAATGCAACACTTTCGGTAAACCAATATAGCCCCCAATGACAGACAATACAGCCAAAATTATTAATGGAAAGGTCATGGTTACGGGGGATTCGTGCAAATGGCTCATTTGTTCTGAAGTGCCTCTAAACTTTCCTCTGAAGGTTACAAAAAACAATCTGAACATATAAAAAGAAGTCATGAGTGAGCCCAATACTGCCAATCCCCACATTATTTTGTTATGCTCAAAAACATGAGCCAGGATTTCATCTTTGGAGAAAAAGCCTGCAAATGGAGGAAAACCACTGATGGCAATAGTTCCAATTAGGAAAGTGAAGGCGGTTATTCTGATTTTTGGCCAAAGTCCACCCATTTTTCTGATGTCTTGCTCACCCCCCATAGCGTGAATTACACTTCCTGCTCCTAAAAATAATAAAGCCTTAAAAAATGCATGCGTTATTACATGAAATAACCCTGAACTATAGGCCATTACACCTAATGCAATAAACATATAACCCAGCTGACTCACTGTGGAGTAAGCCAGAACTTTTTTGATATCATTTTGAAATAAACCAATGGTTGCCCCCAATAATGCTGTGGCAAGACCAATCCAGGCAATAAATTCTAATGTAAATGGAGAAAGGGAATAGAGCACATTGGACCGTACTACCATATAAATACCCGAAGTTACCATTGTGGCTGCGTGTATCAAAGCAGAAACAGGAGTCGGACCTGCCATAGCATCAGGTAACCAGGTAAAAAGTGGAATTTGGGCCGATTTACCCATTGCACCAATAAATAATGCGAAGGTTATTGCAGTTATCGTTGAGTCCCCAATCTGGTAATTGCCCGCCTGTCCAAATACTTGTGTAAACTCTAATGTACCAAAGTTTTGAATAATTAAAAATATCCCAACTAAAAACCCCAGGTCTCCTATTCTGTTCATAATAAAGGCTTTGCGGGCAGCATTGGAATAGTCAACATTTTGATTCCAGAAACCAATTAGCAAATATGAACACAATCCTACACCTTCCCATCCAATAAACATCATCAAATAGTTGCCTCCAATAACAAGTAAAATCATCGAAAACAAAAACAGGTTAAGGTAAGCCATAAATCGGCCAAAGCCTTCATCGTGCTCCATATAACCTATCGAATAGAAATGAATCACCGTGCCCACTCCAGTAACAACCAATAACATGATGAGACTTAATTGATCAATCTGAAAAGAAAAATCAATTTTGAAATCCTGTACAGTAATCCATTCAAAAAAGTGAATGATTTGTGGTTCAGTAGAATCAAAATTAAGAAAAGTATAAACCACCAAAACAAACGATAACAATGAAGCTCCGGTTGCCACATTTGATATAACAGATTTTGGAAGATTTTTAAAACCAAAACCATTAATCAGAAAACCTAAAAATGGTAATAAAGGAATTAAAGCAATAATTGCCATAAATGTATTGTTATTTTAACCTCTCAATTTGTTTAAAAGTCCGATATCAATGGTTTTGATATTTCTAAAAATCATAACAATAATAGCCAGACCCACTGCTACTTCTGCGGCTGCAACTGCCATAATAAAAAAAACAAAAATCTGACCATTGGGATCAGAATTGTAAGAAGAAAATGTAACCAATAGCAGATTTACAGCATTAAGCATTAACTCAATTGACATGAAAATTATGATTGCATTGCGTCTGATTAATACTCCGAAAATTCCAATTAAAAATAATATGGTAGCCAAAAGAACAAAATTTACCATCGGAACCTGCAAAAAAACATCAGGTATCTTGTTGATACTATTCTCTAACATTCAATAAGGGCGTTTAATAAAAATTATGACAAAATTAATACTTACAACCTAAATAATTCGAAAAAGTTATTTTTTCATACTAAGTTTAATTTCAGTAAGCTTCCTTTTTGTATCAAGAGGAAAGTCATTATTGATAATCCAATCATAATATTGTGGCTCTTTTGCCAGTATTTCGGTTACTTTTTTGCCGGCATTTTTCCCAAAATTAAATACGATTTCACCTTTATTGTTCAAAATCATTCTTTGGGCAAAATCCACGAGTTTATCAGAAGTTAACTGGTGCAAAACTGATACATCATTTTGAACAGGTTCATATTCTTCTCCCTTATCGTTTTTAATTTTTACACCTTCATACATTTCTATCTGGGCACAAACTACTTCAAGCGTTGCCAAAGTGTCTGCCTCGGCACTATGAGCATTTTCGAGAGACTTTTTACAATAAAACTTATAAGCAGCACCTAGTGTTCGAGGTTCCATCAGGTGAAAAATCCTCTGAGCATCTACAAATTTCCGGTTTTTAATTTCAAAAATTCCAGTGTCAATCCGTAAAAACTCTTCTACCAACATAGGAATATCAAATCTGTTGCTATTAAAACCTGCAAGGTCACAGCCATCCAAAAACTGAGAAAGTGATTTGGCCAACTGCTTGAAAGTGGGCTCATCTTTTATATCTTCATCATAAATACCATGAATCAAACTTGATTCCAGCGGAACCGGAATAGTGGGATTTATTCGTTTGGTTTTAACATCAACAGTACCGTCAATATTGGCTTTGGCAATCGAAATTTCTACAATCCGGTCTTTAGAAATATTAATTCCAGTGGTTTCTAAATCAATAAATGCCAAAGGTTTTTTGAGTTTCAAAGTATGTTTTCCCATCTAAATTCCGGT
The sequence above is a segment of the Cytophagaceae bacterium genome. Coding sequences within it:
- the nuoL gene encoding NADH-quinone oxidoreductase subunit L, yielding MAIIALIPLLPFLGFLINGFGFKNLPKSVISNVATGASLLSFVLVVYTFLNFDSTEPQIIHFFEWITVQDFKIDFSFQIDQLSLIMLLVVTGVGTVIHFYSIGYMEHDEGFGRFMAYLNLFLFSMILLVIGGNYLMMFIGWEGVGLCSYLLIGFWNQNVDYSNAARKAFIMNRIGDLGFLVGIFLIIQNFGTLEFTQVFGQAGNYQIGDSTITAITFALFIGAMGKSAQIPLFTWLPDAMAGPTPVSALIHAATMVTSGIYMVVRSNVLYSLSPFTLEFIAWIGLATALLGATIGLFQNDIKKVLAYSTVSQLGYMFIALGVMAYSSGLFHVITHAFFKALLFLGAGSVIHAMGGEQDIRKMGGLWPKIRITAFTFLIGTIAISGFPPFAGFFSKDEILAHVFEHNKIMWGLAVLGSLMTSFYMFRLFFVTFRGKFRGTSEQMSHLHESPVTMTFPLIILAVLSVIGGYIGLPKVLHFPHFLNQYLTPIFEGSKVINPEFGLVTISHEMEWTLIAISVAVAFAGLVSAYFIFVKNSKVPEPDAEISGIKKLVYNKYYIDQIYNKLIVKPIEKSSSFLGNVFEIKVIDGIVNNIGKSILSASEKIRAIQVGTTGIYVLFMVLGIILVLSLGLVPQLLESMKIVFK
- the nuoK gene encoding NADH-quinone oxidoreductase subunit NuoK — translated: MLENSINKIPDVFLQVPMVNFVLLATILFLIGIFGVLIRRNAIIIFMSIELMLNAVNLLLVTFSSYNSDPNGQIFVFFIMAVAAAEVAVGLAIIVMIFRNIKTIDIGLLNKLRG
- a CDS encoding 3'-5' exonuclease encodes the protein MGKHTLKLKKPLAFIDLETTGINISKDRIVEISIAKANIDGTVDVKTKRINPTIPVPLESSLIHGIYDEDIKDEPTFKQLAKSLSQFLDGCDLAGFNSNRFDIPMLVEEFLRIDTGIFEIKNRKFVDAQRIFHLMEPRTLGAAYKFYCKKSLENAHSAEADTLATLEVVCAQIEMYEGVKIKNDKGEEYEPVQNDVSVLHQLTSDKLVDFAQRMILNNKGEIVFNFGKNAGKKVTEILAKEPQYYDWIINNDFPLDTKRKLTEIKLSMKK